From the genome of Pelosinus fermentans DSM 17108:
TGCCCATTTTACGCAAAGATTTTATTATTGATGCATACCAGATTTATGAATCCAGATGGGCAGGGGCAGATGCCATATTACTGATTGCAGCAGTGTTAAGTGATGAAGAGATGAACGAGTATCTAGAGGTGGCGGCTATGCTTGGCCTGGATTGCCTGGTAGAGGTTCATACATTGGAGGAACTCCTGCGGGTGCAAAAAACTTCAGCGGTGCTAGTGGGGATTAATAATCGCGATTTGAAGACCTTTACTACTGACATTAGTAATACGTTTGCTTTATTGCCTTATTGCTCTTCGAAGGTTGTACTAATTAGTGAAAGCGGCATCAAAAATCAAGAAGATGCTAAAAGACTGCAAGAGGCAGGAGTAAAAGGAATATTGGTAGGAGAGGGATTGGTTTGTGCTCATGATATTGGTCGGATGACACAGGAAATGGCATTGTGCCAAGGGCAGTGATGCAGCTGAAATAATAAGGAGGAATAGAATATGCCTGATAAAAATGGGAAATTCGGGGAATTTGGTGGCCGATTTGTACCAGAGACGGTGATGCCGGCTTTGATTGAACTGGAAGAACGTTACGAAGCATTAAAGAATGATGCAGCTTTTCAGGAGGAACTGCACTTTTATTTACAGGAGTATGCAGGTCGTCCCACTGCCTTATATTTTGCAAAGAATTTGACAGCACATTATGGACGGGGAAAAATCTACTTAAAACGGGAAGATTTACTGCATACAGGAGCTCATAAAATCAATAATGCTATTGGGCAGGCTCTGCTGGCTCGTCGCATGGGGAAAAAGAAAATTGTGGCTGAGACGGGTGCCGGACAGCATGGTGTAGCTTGCGCTACCGTTGCAGCTCTCTTTGGTCTAGAATGTCGTGTATATATGGGAAAAGAAGATATTGAACGGCAGGCTTTAAATGTATTTCGTATGCGGCTCTTGGGGACCGAGGTAATACCTGTGACGAGTGGCACTGGTACGTTAAAGGATGCTACAAGCGAGGCTATTCGCTACTGGGTAACGAATGTAGAAGATACTCATTATATTATTGGCTCTGTCGTAGGACCTCATCCCTATCCTATGATTGTACGGGATTTTCAAAAGATCATTGGTGAAGAAGTAAAAGAGCAAATCCTGAAATGTAATATAGAAAAATTAAAGTATATTGTTGCTTGTATCGGTGGAGGCAGTAATGCCATGGGAATGTTTTATTCCTTTCGCAACGACAAAGCGATTACTAAAATTGGTGTAGAGGCGGCAGGTAAAGGCATCACTACCAATGAGCATGCGGCATCCTTGACAGAAGGGCGTCCAGGCGTGCTGCACGGAGCATTTAGTTATTTATTGCAAGATAAGGATGGGCAGATCATTGAACCCTATTCCATTTCTGCTGGTCTTGATTATCCTGGCGTTGGTCCCGAACATTCCTTTTTTAAAGATAGTGGAATCGTTGAATATAAAGCAGTCACGGATGAGGAGGCATTGCAAGCATTTAAACGCCTGGCCCGTATAGAAGGGATTATTCCAGCTTTGGAAAGTTCTCATGCATTGGCATATTTAGAAGAAATTATGCCGAAGACGCAATTAGATGAAACGGTAATTGTTTGTCTTTCTGGTCGTGGTGACAAAGATGTAGATATGGCAATAAAAGTAATGGGGGGATTATAATGTCAAATTTGTCGGAAACGTTGCAAGGATTAAAAGCGTCAGGACGCAAGGGGCTTATTGTCTATCTAACAGCTGGTTACCCTGATTATGCCACAACATTAGAAACTGTTTTGGCGATGGAAGCAGAAGGAGCAGACGTGATTGAAATTGGCATTCCTTTTTCTGATCCCATTGCCGATGGACCTGTGATTCAACATGCTGCTACCTTAGCCTTAAAGGCGGGTGCAACTACTGCGAAGTCCATAGAATTAGTTGCCCAAATACGTAAAAACTCTCGTATTCCCTTAGTGGTTATGACCTATGTCAATAGTATATTAGGGTATGGAAAAGAAAAGTTTATTGCTGATTTTGTTAAGGCGGGAATCGATGGGCTTATTGTACCTGATTTACCTCTTGAAGAGGCCGGTTTATTAGAAGATATTTGTAAAAGGCAGGGGATTCCTCTTATTGGGCTTATTGCGCCAACATCGACAGTAGATCGGATCAAATGCATTGCACAAAAGGCGGAGGGTTTCTTATATTGTGTTTCCAATACTGGTGTAACAGGCGGTCAGCATAATAATTATGACCAGATTGGCACCGTGATAAAGGCAGCTCGTCAGGTCAGTCAGATACCTATGGCAATTGGATTTGGAATTGGCAACTCTCAAGGAGCCTCTGCCGCAGCTCGCTATGCTGATGCTGTTATTGTTGGCAGTGCCATTCTTGAGAAACTTACGAATGAGGGAGTTATAGGTGTTCGCAGCTTGGTCAGATCCATTCGTGAAGCGTTAGATGAGGAGGGAAAATAGATGGAAATCATTCCTAGCCTGGCTGATTTTTCTGACTTAGCTAAAGAACATAATCTGATTCCTATCTTTACTGATTTATCTGTTGATCTGGATACTCCAGTGTCCATTTATTCTAAGATCACAGGCGATAACCCTGGATTTATTTTAGAAAGTGCGGATACGAGTAAAGCTTTTGGACGATATTCATTTATTGGAGCGGATCCTTTTATTACGGTATTTGGGAGGAGTAAAAAGACTGAAGTTAGAAAAGGGCAGGATGTTACTACAATTGATGCTCCACCGCTTGTTGCACTGCAAAGGATATTAGGACAGTTCTCTTTTCCTAATATCCCTGAATTACCTCCCTTTAGCGGCGGGGCGGTCGGATATTTTAATTACGAAACCGTTGGTACATGGGAAAAAATTAGAGGGATGAATATTCCTGAAGACGAAATTTTAGGCGAATTTATGTTCTGCCGCATCATTATCGTTATGGATCATCTCACCCATTCAGCAAAATTATTATACCTGGCTAGTATTGAGTCTGGTATCGATATTCCTGCAGAATACGAAAAAGCTGTTGGACATTTGCGTGGCTTAATAAATAAAATACAACAGTCAGTTGCGATAGCTCAAAATACAGATCGTAAGTCAGAAGCGCAAGCAACTCCTGCAGCGGCAGATGATGAAAAAATTAAACAAAATTATTTAGCTATGGTAGAAAAAGCAAAGGAATACATTGCTGCAGGAGATATTTTTCAAGTTGTACTCTCTAAACCCTTTTACCTAAAGACGGCTAAAACCCCTTTTAATTTGTATCGCCGCTTACGTCAAGTCAATCCTTCTCCCTATATGTTTTTTATTAATGTTGGCAATAGACAAATTGTTGGTGCATCACCAGAGATGCTGGTAAAATTAGAAGGCGGGCATGTATTTACTTGTCCCATTGC
Proteins encoded in this window:
- the trpB gene encoding tryptophan synthase subunit beta translates to MPDKNGKFGEFGGRFVPETVMPALIELEERYEALKNDAAFQEELHFYLQEYAGRPTALYFAKNLTAHYGRGKIYLKREDLLHTGAHKINNAIGQALLARRMGKKKIVAETGAGQHGVACATVAALFGLECRVYMGKEDIERQALNVFRMRLLGTEVIPVTSGTGTLKDATSEAIRYWVTNVEDTHYIIGSVVGPHPYPMIVRDFQKIIGEEVKEQILKCNIEKLKYIVACIGGGSNAMGMFYSFRNDKAITKIGVEAAGKGITTNEHAASLTEGRPGVLHGAFSYLLQDKDGQIIEPYSISAGLDYPGVGPEHSFFKDSGIVEYKAVTDEEALQAFKRLARIEGIIPALESSHALAYLEEIMPKTQLDETVIVCLSGRGDKDVDMAIKVMGGL
- the trpA gene encoding tryptophan synthase subunit alpha; the protein is MSNLSETLQGLKASGRKGLIVYLTAGYPDYATTLETVLAMEAEGADVIEIGIPFSDPIADGPVIQHAATLALKAGATTAKSIELVAQIRKNSRIPLVVMTYVNSILGYGKEKFIADFVKAGIDGLIVPDLPLEEAGLLEDICKRQGIPLIGLIAPTSTVDRIKCIAQKAEGFLYCVSNTGVTGGQHNNYDQIGTVIKAARQVSQIPMAIGFGIGNSQGASAAARYADAVIVGSAILEKLTNEGVIGVRSLVRSIREALDEEGK
- the trpE gene encoding anthranilate synthase component I — protein: MEIIPSLADFSDLAKEHNLIPIFTDLSVDLDTPVSIYSKITGDNPGFILESADTSKAFGRYSFIGADPFITVFGRSKKTEVRKGQDVTTIDAPPLVALQRILGQFSFPNIPELPPFSGGAVGYFNYETVGTWEKIRGMNIPEDEILGEFMFCRIIIVMDHLTHSAKLLYLASIESGIDIPAEYEKAVGHLRGLINKIQQSVAIAQNTDRKSEAQATPAAADDEKIKQNYLAMVEKAKEYIAAGDIFQVVLSKPFYLKTAKTPFNLYRRLRQVNPSPYMFFINVGNRQIVGASPEMLVKLEGGHVFTCPIAGTRPRGKNQEEDEKLAAELIADEKERAEHYMLVDLGRNDVGRVSMPGTVKVKRMLEVEKFSHVMHLVSEVSGVLNPKYTPMDVLAACFPAGTLSGAPKVRAMEIIHELEQLPRGPYGGAVGYFDFRNNMDTCITIRTMVIDGDRVGIQTGAGIVADSVPEMEYQEILNKAKVLFKVIMEDENYDFNY
- the trpC gene encoding indole-3-glycerol phosphate synthase TrpC, whose translation is MLNEIVTKKRREVAIQKSKRPLSQFEKDIIKGDSRFRERITENSWALIAECKLASPAKGELCTAYTECELAQIYTANGATALSIHTDKHFKGKLENIKMVKAVTDLPILRKDFIIDAYQIYESRWAGADAILLIAAVLSDEEMNEYLEVAAMLGLDCLVEVHTLEELLRVQKTSAVLVGINNRDLKTFTTDISNTFALLPYCSSKVVLISESGIKNQEDAKRLQEAGVKGILVGEGLVCAHDIGRMTQEMALCQGQ